A window of Nitrosopumilus sp. b3 contains these coding sequences:
- a CDS encoding HAD family phosphatase, which produces MTISCVLFDLGGVIINWHNRWFIEEISQQFNLKQEELNQQFNANLKDISTGVIAEKEFWQRIGEQLKSEELRDTQESLLDKVFRKHMSFNDKMFELSKNLEKNGITVGTLSNTEHVTYSVVEDLSSLNHFKHKFLSYKIGHLKPEPQIYEHVIENIPFQKEELFFIDDLKSNVESAKKSGIDAVQYTDFDKLLEQCKNRDLV; this is translated from the coding sequence ATGACAATATCATGTGTTCTCTTTGATCTCGGAGGAGTGATTATAAACTGGCACAACAGATGGTTCATTGAAGAGATTAGCCAGCAGTTTAATCTAAAACAAGAAGAACTAAATCAACAATTCAACGCAAACCTCAAAGACATCTCAACTGGAGTGATAGCTGAAAAAGAGTTTTGGCAAAGAATTGGAGAGCAATTAAAATCAGAAGAACTCAGAGACACACAAGAATCACTGCTAGACAAAGTGTTTCGAAAGCACATGTCATTTAATGATAAAATGTTTGAACTATCAAAAAATTTAGAAAAAAACGGAATCACTGTAGGCACCTTATCAAACACAGAACACGTAACATATTCAGTGGTAGAAGATCTATCATCACTAAATCATTTCAAGCACAAGTTCCTATCATACAAGATTGGCCACCTAAAACCTGAACCGCAAATCTACGAGCACGTAATTGAAAACATTCCATTCCAAAAGGAAGAACTCTTCTTCATTGATGATCTAAAATCAAACGTAGAGTCTGCAAAAAAATCAGGCATTGATGCAGTCCAGTATACAGATTTTGATAAACTATTAGAGCAATGCAAGAACAGAGATCTAGTCTAG
- the leuS gene encoding leucine--tRNA ligase, with translation MEINWNEIESKWRNKWIENKDFETEPNDKPKKFITVAYPYPNSPQHIGHGRTYTLADVHARFYRMKGYNVLFPMGFHYTGTPVLGMAKRIESGEKEILDGLRNIYHVPEEDIKTFVEPIKIADYFHEEIKSGMIEMGYSIDWRREFTTIVPGYQKFIEWQITTLKENGKIIQGSHPVGWCPKDNNPVSQHDTMGDVEPKIDDKNYLVKFQFGDLVFPITTLRPETIFGITNFWVNPNVTYKKVTVDGEKWIVSEECAHKLKFFEKEVSVDGDIPGSQLIDRFVTSHNGNEIPILPADFVESGMGTGLVMSVPAHAPKDYQALTDLKAKKHKLASKIDPIPIITTEGYGVIPAKEICEKMGVANQIDQKLDEATNELYNKEFTTGKLNERCGEFQGIKVEFGRDKVREWLESNEHLEKFPVLENGPVRCRCGAECVVKILSNQWFLNYGDEDWKALARKCFDEMNILPNKIKTEFHDVVSWLHERACARQQGLGTKLPWDKDWIVESLSDSVIYMAYYTISRFVNEGKVNPENLTRELFDFILLDIGDLDSAAKSSQLSENLVSAMKKEFTYFYPVDSRHSGRDLVQNHLTFFVLNHVAIFEKKYWPQEIVVNGSVMMDGAKMSKSMGNIIPLRTAIREHGADPIRLAIISSAELLQDADFNMESVSGIQGKLQSLLDDCSKVKQGEIGNLEPEDRWILSKTQNLIGQVTDAVEKMRLREALHDILFSFESDLSWYNKRVQAKGRENNSAILYKINSDRVAMLSPFAPHVAEEMWVALGNNELVSKSAWPEFSKGLVDATAIQSEELLKSTIDDIANILKVTKITPKKIVIYVNSDEMKSKVYRKVLGIMVGGQNNMGVVMKELIADPETTAAKKMPDFIQKVIKDLHSESEEIKQMKLESDSFDEKEFLKSELSSIGKKEFGVEILVYSESDSDIYDPKGKARHARPFKPAILIE, from the coding sequence ATGGAAATTAACTGGAATGAAATTGAAAGTAAATGGAGAAACAAGTGGATTGAAAACAAAGACTTTGAGACAGAGCCAAACGACAAACCAAAAAAATTCATCACAGTTGCATACCCGTATCCAAACTCACCTCAACACATAGGACACGGAAGAACATACACACTAGCTGACGTTCATGCTAGGTTTTATCGAATGAAAGGATACAATGTACTGTTCCCAATGGGTTTCCATTACACTGGAACACCAGTACTCGGCATGGCAAAGAGAATTGAATCAGGTGAGAAAGAGATTCTTGATGGGTTGAGAAACATTTACCATGTTCCAGAAGAAGACATTAAAACATTTGTTGAACCAATAAAGATTGCAGACTATTTTCATGAAGAGATAAAGTCTGGCATGATAGAGATGGGCTATTCCATTGATTGGAGACGAGAGTTTACTACTATAGTTCCAGGTTATCAAAAATTTATCGAGTGGCAAATCACTACACTCAAAGAGAATGGCAAAATAATTCAGGGCAGTCATCCAGTTGGATGGTGTCCAAAAGACAACAATCCAGTATCACAACATGATACAATGGGCGATGTGGAACCAAAGATTGATGACAAAAACTATCTAGTAAAGTTCCAGTTCGGTGACTTGGTATTTCCAATTACAACTCTACGTCCTGAAACAATTTTTGGAATAACAAATTTCTGGGTCAATCCAAATGTTACTTACAAAAAAGTTACAGTTGATGGAGAAAAGTGGATAGTCTCTGAAGAATGTGCACACAAGCTAAAGTTTTTCGAAAAAGAGGTTTCAGTTGATGGTGATATTCCAGGAAGTCAGCTAATTGACAGATTTGTCACATCGCACAATGGAAATGAAATTCCAATATTGCCAGCTGACTTTGTAGAGTCGGGGATGGGAACAGGACTAGTAATGTCAGTGCCAGCTCATGCTCCAAAAGACTACCAGGCATTGACGGATCTCAAGGCCAAAAAGCACAAATTAGCCTCAAAAATTGACCCTATTCCAATAATTACTACAGAAGGATACGGAGTAATTCCTGCAAAAGAGATTTGCGAAAAGATGGGAGTTGCAAACCAGATAGACCAAAAGCTAGACGAGGCAACAAACGAGCTATACAACAAAGAGTTTACCACAGGGAAACTCAATGAGAGATGCGGAGAATTTCAAGGAATTAAGGTAGAGTTTGGACGAGACAAGGTAAGGGAATGGCTGGAAAGTAATGAACACCTAGAAAAATTTCCAGTACTAGAGAATGGTCCTGTTCGTTGTCGTTGTGGAGCTGAATGTGTTGTAAAGATTCTATCAAATCAGTGGTTTCTCAATTACGGAGATGAGGATTGGAAAGCATTGGCAAGAAAATGTTTTGATGAGATGAACATTCTACCTAACAAAATAAAGACAGAGTTTCATGATGTGGTTAGTTGGTTGCATGAGCGAGCATGTGCAAGACAACAAGGACTTGGAACTAAACTACCATGGGACAAGGACTGGATTGTAGAGTCATTGTCAGACAGTGTAATCTACATGGCATACTATACCATTTCACGATTTGTAAATGAGGGTAAGGTAAATCCCGAGAATCTAACAAGGGAACTCTTTGATTTTATTTTACTTGACATTGGAGATTTGGACTCTGCTGCTAAATCATCGCAGCTTTCAGAAAACCTAGTCAGTGCAATGAAAAAAGAGTTTACATACTTTTATCCAGTGGACTCACGTCATTCAGGTCGTGATTTGGTTCAGAATCACTTGACATTTTTTGTACTAAATCATGTTGCAATATTTGAGAAAAAATATTGGCCGCAAGAAATTGTAGTTAATGGCAGTGTCATGATGGATGGCGCTAAAATGTCAAAGAGTATGGGAAATATCATTCCACTGCGTACTGCAATAAGAGAGCATGGTGCAGATCCGATTAGACTGGCAATTATTTCATCAGCTGAGCTACTCCAAGATGCTGACTTTAACATGGAGTCAGTTTCAGGAATTCAGGGAAAATTGCAGTCACTATTGGATGATTGCAGTAAGGTAAAGCAAGGCGAAATTGGTAATTTGGAGCCTGAGGATAGGTGGATTTTATCAAAAACCCAGAATTTGATTGGACAAGTAACTGATGCTGTAGAAAAAATGAGATTAAGAGAGGCACTGCATGATATCTTGTTCTCATTTGAGTCAGACTTGAGCTGGTACAACAAAAGAGTGCAAGCTAAAGGCAGGGAGAACAATTCAGCAATACTGTACAAAATAAATTCAGACAGAGTTGCAATGTTGTCTCCATTTGCACCACATGTAGCTGAAGAGATGTGGGTAGCTTTAGGAAATAATGAACTTGTATCAAAGTCAGCATGGCCTGAATTCTCAAAAGGATTAGTTGATGCTACTGCAATTCAATCAGAAGAGTTACTGAAATCAACGATTGATGATATTGCAAACATTCTCAAAGTTACAAAAATTACTCCGAAAAAAATTGTAATCTATGTAAACTCAGATGAGATGAAGTCCAAAGTGTATCGCAAGGTTTTGGGAATTATGGTTGGGGGCCAGAACAACATGGGAGTGGTTATGAAAGAACTTATTGCAGATCCAGAAACAACTGCTGCCAAAAAGATGCCTGATTTTATTCAAAAGGTAATCAAGGATTTACATTCAGAGTCTGAGGAAATTAAACAGATGAAGCTAGAGTCTGATTCATTTGATGAAAAGGAATTTTTAAAATCAGAGTTATCTAGTATCGGTAAAAAGGAATTTGGTGTAGAGATTTTGGTATATTCAGAATCAGATAGTGACATTTATGATCCTAAAGGTAAAGCTAGACATGCAAGGCCTTTCAAGCCTGCAATTTTGATTGAATAG
- the alaS gene encoding alanine--tRNA ligase, translated as MDKKEILKEFSADPDRYYNVKLFAEQGFVRKSCTKCHRFFWTLDSGRDLCPDDGADTYSFIGNPPTTKRFDYTQAWRQVEEFFVKNNHKSVSRYPVVCRWRDDLFFTIASVVDFQRVMGSKVVFEFPANPLVVPQTCLRFKDLENVGVTGRHFSSFCMIGQHSIPEGDGYWKDECVDLDYRLLTDQFGIKREEVVFVEDVWAGGGSFGPSLEYFVNGLELGNAVFTEFQGELGQHTTLDQRVIDMGAGLERFAWITMGTPTAYDCCFGPINQKLFNRIGIDSDSEILRKYFTEIAKALDDFEDLNDVRRHAIKKAGLTDDQLNKMITPLEGIYLIADHLRTLIFAITDGALPSNVGGGYNLRMMLRRINATISKLNLKLDIDDLIDTHIDYLKDTYPELDEKREDVKKILKIEAGRYEDSKVHMKKKAEKIREKGVPSVDELITLYESDGITPEYLKEVNAIDEIPSSFYSKLSDLHQSEKKKAIAELPLDDLPETETLFYKDDPMEFDAKVIKVFDDHVVLDRTSFYARGGGQEPDHGTIAGFKVTNVDKHAHVIVHKLQGGVPKEGETVKCIVDQTRRANITKNHTSTHIINASSRGVLGSWIWQHSAFKDDDHARLDITHHSSLTDEQVKQIENAANKMVKENLTVNIDYFDRGTAEQTYGFRIYQGGVVPVKSVRIVSIEDKDVEACGGTHVKKTGDIELIKITKTKRIQDGVVRLEFVSGPNAFEYVKNQEIVLKQKEQEAKDKAELEKRREENKQKAREQIPILLEKILAGESGDMDGISIKNKLCFTSSENYDEYFHLNFGKKLVAKDNTSAFCGIFEAGPTVRIMVYAGEQSGVNAGVIAKEIAAILGGSGGGDAKFAQGGGKDTSKMEQAIAKAKSMILG; from the coding sequence TTGGATAAAAAAGAGATTCTAAAAGAATTTTCAGCAGATCCTGACAGATATTATAATGTCAAGCTATTTGCAGAACAAGGATTTGTCAGAAAGTCATGCACAAAATGCCACAGATTCTTTTGGACTCTTGATTCAGGACGAGATTTGTGTCCTGATGATGGAGCTGACACTTATTCATTTATTGGAAATCCCCCAACTACAAAGAGATTTGATTACACTCAAGCTTGGAGACAAGTCGAAGAGTTTTTTGTAAAAAACAATCACAAGTCAGTGAGCAGATATCCTGTAGTGTGCAGATGGCGAGACGACTTGTTCTTTACTATTGCATCAGTTGTTGACTTTCAAAGAGTAATGGGTTCAAAGGTAGTCTTTGAGTTTCCTGCAAACCCATTGGTAGTTCCGCAGACTTGTTTGAGATTCAAGGATTTAGAGAATGTCGGAGTTACAGGACGACACTTTTCGAGTTTCTGTATGATTGGACAGCATAGTATTCCAGAGGGAGACGGATACTGGAAAGACGAGTGCGTTGATTTGGATTATAGATTATTGACTGATCAGTTTGGAATAAAGAGAGAAGAAGTTGTCTTTGTTGAAGATGTTTGGGCAGGCGGCGGCTCTTTTGGTCCGTCACTAGAATATTTTGTAAATGGATTGGAGCTTGGCAATGCAGTCTTTACTGAATTTCAAGGAGAGTTAGGACAGCATACAACACTTGACCAGAGAGTAATTGACATGGGTGCAGGCCTTGAGAGATTTGCGTGGATTACCATGGGAACACCTACTGCATATGACTGCTGCTTTGGTCCAATTAATCAGAAATTATTCAATAGAATTGGAATTGATTCGGATTCTGAAATTCTAAGAAAATACTTTACAGAGATTGCAAAGGCACTTGATGACTTTGAGGATCTAAATGATGTAAGAAGACATGCAATAAAGAAAGCAGGACTTACAGACGACCAGCTAAACAAAATGATTACACCGCTTGAAGGAATTTATCTTATTGCAGACCATCTTAGAACTTTGATATTTGCAATTACTGATGGTGCACTGCCAAGCAATGTCGGCGGCGGATACAATCTCAGAATGATGCTGAGAAGAATCAATGCAACAATTAGCAAATTAAATCTAAAACTTGACATTGATGACTTGATTGATACTCATATTGACTATCTCAAGGACACGTATCCAGAACTTGATGAGAAAAGAGAAGATGTCAAGAAAATTCTAAAGATTGAAGCTGGACGATACGAGGATTCCAAAGTCCATATGAAGAAAAAGGCAGAAAAGATTCGAGAGAAAGGTGTGCCATCAGTTGATGAGCTGATAACTTTGTACGAATCAGACGGAATCACGCCTGAATATCTCAAGGAAGTCAATGCAATTGACGAGATTCCATCTTCATTTTACTCCAAGCTCTCAGATTTGCACCAGTCTGAAAAGAAAAAGGCAATTGCAGAACTGCCACTTGATGATTTGCCAGAAACTGAAACCCTGTTTTACAAAGACGACCCAATGGAGTTTGATGCAAAGGTAATCAAAGTGTTCGATGATCATGTGGTACTAGATAGAACTTCATTTTATGCAAGAGGTGGAGGACAAGAGCCAGACCATGGAACCATTGCAGGATTCAAAGTTACTAATGTAGACAAACATGCACACGTTATTGTTCACAAGTTACAAGGCGGAGTACCAAAAGAAGGAGAGACTGTAAAGTGTATAGTAGACCAAACAAGACGTGCAAACATTACAAAGAACCACACAAGTACTCACATAATCAATGCATCATCACGTGGAGTTTTGGGTTCATGGATTTGGCAGCACTCTGCATTCAAAGACGATGATCATGCCAGACTGGATATAACTCACCATTCATCATTAACTGATGAACAAGTAAAGCAAATCGAAAATGCTGCAAACAAGATGGTAAAAGAAAACCTTACAGTAAATATTGATTATTTTGATAGAGGAACTGCAGAGCAGACATATGGATTTAGAATTTACCAGGGCGGCGTAGTTCCAGTAAAGTCAGTTAGAATTGTATCAATTGAAGACAAAGATGTTGAAGCTTGTGGTGGAACACATGTAAAGAAAACTGGCGACATTGAACTAATCAAAATTACAAAGACCAAAAGAATTCAAGACGGTGTGGTAAGACTAGAGTTTGTCTCAGGTCCTAACGCATTTGAATATGTAAAGAATCAAGAGATTGTTCTAAAACAAAAAGAGCAAGAAGCAAAAGACAAAGCAGAATTAGAGAAGAGAAGAGAAGAAAACAAGCAAAAGGCAAGAGAGCAGATTCCTATTTTGTTAGAAAAGATTCTAGCTGGAGAATCAGGAGATATGGATGGCATCAGTATCAAAAACAAATTGTGCTTTACATCTAGTGAGAATTATGACGAATATTTTCATCTCAACTTTGGCAAAAAGCTAGTGGCAAAAGACAACACATCTGCATTTTGCGGCATATTCGAGGCAGGCCCAACTGTTAGAATTATGGTGTATGCAGGTGAGCAATCAGGCGTCAATGCAGGCGTGATTGCAAAGGAGATTGCTGCCATTCTAGGAGGTTCTGGCGGTGGGGATGCCAAATTTGCCCAAGGCGGAGGAAAAGACACATCTAAAATGGAGCAGGCAATAGCCAAAGCAAAATCAATGATTTTAGGATGA
- the rpl12p gene encoding 50S ribosomal protein P1, whose amino-acid sequence MEYVYAALLLHKLDKEVNEANLTSVVKASGAEVNDAQVKALVAALADVNIDEAVKAAPVAVAAAAAPAEAAAGGEAKKEEAPKEEGKTEEAAMEGLSSLFG is encoded by the coding sequence ATGGAATATGTTTACGCTGCTTTACTTCTTCACAAACTAGACAAAGAAGTCAACGAAGCAAACCTCACATCAGTTGTCAAAGCATCTGGTGCAGAAGTTAATGATGCTCAAGTTAAAGCACTGGTAGCAGCCCTAGCCGATGTTAACATCGATGAGGCAGTCAAAGCCGCACCTGTAGCAGTTGCAGCAGCAGCCGCCCCAGCAGAGGCAGCAGCCGGTGGTGAAGCAAAGAAAGAAGAAGCACCAAAAGAAGAAGGCAAGACCGAAGAAGCAGCCATGGAAGGATTATCCTCACTATTTGGCTAA